The Belonocnema kinseyi isolate 2016_QV_RU_SX_M_011 chromosome 10, B_treatae_v1, whole genome shotgun sequence genome has a window encoding:
- the LOC117181847 gene encoding calcium-binding protein P-like isoform X2 — translation MKARWWCSNARSAHIDCRVARGRQFSKVPIEIIIKSSPKVTMRLFVPLCTLISLCTAQVLYTEVNQEVNQKTGLGHVRETRQAQQTNYRPYSQAPAQIKNLLQYQQAREPIVNIPQQAVPQLTPGQGNQGGPQVQTVAPGTGYRPNVQFGQAPQQPTYKNSQHPAYNPQQSAYNSQQPAPYAPQQQANLPQQQAYAPQQPAYRPLPQQPAAPAYNPQYQPQAAAYKPQPISGPQGEQRPNYSKNIPPEIQQLIQAQQNQQG, via the exons ATGAAAGCACGGTGGTGGTGCAGCAACGCTCGCAGTGCCCATATAGATTGTCGCGTTGCACGCGGTCGTCAGTTTTCTAAGGTTCCTATTGAAATCATCATCAAGTCGTCACCAAAAGTCACAATGAGACTATTC GTTCCACTGTGTACGCTGATATCGTTATGTACGGCACAAGTTCTATACACAGAGGTGAATCAGGAAGTTAACCAGAAAACCGGTCTAG GTCACGTTCGAGAAACAAGGCAAGCTCAACAAACAAATTATAGACCTTACTCGCAAGCACCAGCGCAGATAAAAAATTTGCTTCAATATCAGCAAGCTCGTGAGCCAATAGTGAATATTCCTCAACAAGCTGTGCCACAGTTGACTCCTGGCCAAGGTAATCAAGGAGGGCCTCAGGTACAGACAGTAGCTCCAGGTACAGGATATCGTCCTAATGTGCAATTTGGACAGGCTCCTCAACAGCCAACATATAAAAATTCTCAACATCCAGCCTATAATCCTCAGCAATCAGCCTATAATTCTCAGCAGCCAGCTCCATATGCACCGCAGCAACAAGCCAATCTACCACAGCAACAAGCATATGCTCCTCAGCAGCCAGCATATAGACCACTTCCTCAACAACCAGCAGCTCCAGCTTACAATCCTCAATATCAGCCACAAGCAGCCGCTTACAAACCTCAGCCAATCTCAGGACCCCAAGGAGAACAAAGGCCTAACTATTCGAAAAATATTCCTCCAGAGATTCAGCAATTGATTCAAGCTCAACAAAATCAACAAG GTTAA
- the LOC117181949 gene encoding nuclear receptor subfamily 2 group E member 1 — protein MQRQESPLNRVSASQQKMQPSSSRILYDIPCKVCRDHSSGKHYGIFACDGCAGFFKRSIRRNRQYVCKAKSEGGCMVDKTHRNQCRACRLTKCIQAGMNKDAVQHERGPRNSTLRRQMALYLKEPEMMSNLVRPTNVSVAAAAAALDLALPKSTMESRVSAANNIPPPHHHPHSHPMYAHGNVNMNMCKMPITPTGIPFTPAITPESVCEQAAQLLFLNVRWARDLASGTSLSMEDQLTLLEASWRELFLLAAAQILPNLDPTPLLPPGPQSLALAIQVSRFRDTLLSFHAMNLDAHEFACIRAIVLLKAGLECESVPSSRSSNGSSSPNTGTSTGKLRDPATVARLRDSFHLALGQRLSTAAYGTLRFGKLLLLLPTLQSVSAGTIEELFFRRTIGVIPIEKIIGDMYKSA, from the exons atGCAGAGACAAGAGTCACCATTAAATCGCGTTTCCGCGAGCCAGCAGAAGATGCAACCATCCTCAA GCCGCATCTTGTACGACATTCCCTGCAAGGTATGCCGTGATCACTCGTCCGGAAAACACTATGGCATATTCGCCTGCGATGGATGtgctggattttttaaaagatcaattCGACGAAATCGGCAGTACGTTTGCAAAGCAAAGTCTGAAGGTGGCTGTATGGTCGACAAAACACACCGTAATCAGTGTCGTGCTTGTCGCTTGACCAAATGTATTCAAGCTGGAATGAACAAAGATG cTGTTCAGCATGAAAGGGGGCCACGCAACTCGACGTTACGTAGACAAATGGCCTTGTACTTGAAAGAACCAGAAATGATGTCAAATCTGGTACGACCAACCAATGTTTCCGTCGCTGCGGCAGCCGCAGCTTTGGATCTTGCTCTCCCAAAATCTACAATGGAATCCCGAGTATCTGCTGCTAATAATATCCCTCCACCCCATCACCATCCGCATTCACATCCAATGTATGCGCATGGCAACGTCAACATGAACATGTGCAAG ATGCCTATTACTCCTACTGGTATACCATTTACCCCCGCCATCACTCCCGAATCTGTATGTGAACAAGCGGCGCAATTACTTTTCTTGAATGTTCGTTGGGCAAGGGATTTAGCCTCAGGAACGAGTTTGTCAATGGAAGACCAACTGACGCTTTTAGAAGCTTCCTGGAGAGAACTTTTCTTACTTGCAGCAGCGCAAATATTACCCAACTTGGACCCAACTCCACTTTTACCTCCAGGACCACAAAGTCTAGCACTGGCTATTCAAGTCAGCAGATTCCGTGACACTCTGTTAAGCTTTCATGCCATGAATCTAGATGCACATGAGTTTGCATGCATCAGAGCAATAGTTCTTCTTAAAGCTGGCCTTGAATGTGAGTCAGTACCTAGTAGTCGAAGCAGTAATGGATCATCATCGCCTAATACCGGAACCTCAACGGGCAAACTCAGAGATCCTGCGACTGTTGCAAGACTACGTGATAGTTTCCATCTGGCTCTCGGTCAACGTTTAAGTACTGCTGCGTATGGTACCCTCAGATTTGGAAAATTGCTCCTATTACTACCCACCCTCCAATCCGTATCGGCAGGCACAATAGAAGAACTCTTCTTCAGACGGACAATTGGCGTAATccctatagaaaaaattattggtGACATGTACAAGAGCGCTTGA
- the LOC117181847 gene encoding calcium-binding protein P-like isoform X1, giving the protein MKARWWCSNARSAHIDCRVARGRQFSKVPIEIIIKSSPKVTMRLFQVPLCTLISLCTAQVLYTEVNQEVNQKTGLGHVRETRQAQQTNYRPYSQAPAQIKNLLQYQQAREPIVNIPQQAVPQLTPGQGNQGGPQVQTVAPGTGYRPNVQFGQAPQQPTYKNSQHPAYNPQQSAYNSQQPAPYAPQQQANLPQQQAYAPQQPAYRPLPQQPAAPAYNPQYQPQAAAYKPQPISGPQGEQRPNYSKNIPPEIQQLIQAQQNQQG; this is encoded by the exons ATGAAAGCACGGTGGTGGTGCAGCAACGCTCGCAGTGCCCATATAGATTGTCGCGTTGCACGCGGTCGTCAGTTTTCTAAGGTTCCTATTGAAATCATCATCAAGTCGTCACCAAAAGTCACAATGAGACTATTC CAGGTTCCACTGTGTACGCTGATATCGTTATGTACGGCACAAGTTCTATACACAGAGGTGAATCAGGAAGTTAACCAGAAAACCGGTCTAG GTCACGTTCGAGAAACAAGGCAAGCTCAACAAACAAATTATAGACCTTACTCGCAAGCACCAGCGCAGATAAAAAATTTGCTTCAATATCAGCAAGCTCGTGAGCCAATAGTGAATATTCCTCAACAAGCTGTGCCACAGTTGACTCCTGGCCAAGGTAATCAAGGAGGGCCTCAGGTACAGACAGTAGCTCCAGGTACAGGATATCGTCCTAATGTGCAATTTGGACAGGCTCCTCAACAGCCAACATATAAAAATTCTCAACATCCAGCCTATAATCCTCAGCAATCAGCCTATAATTCTCAGCAGCCAGCTCCATATGCACCGCAGCAACAAGCCAATCTACCACAGCAACAAGCATATGCTCCTCAGCAGCCAGCATATAGACCACTTCCTCAACAACCAGCAGCTCCAGCTTACAATCCTCAATATCAGCCACAAGCAGCCGCTTACAAACCTCAGCCAATCTCAGGACCCCAAGGAGAACAAAGGCCTAACTATTCGAAAAATATTCCTCCAGAGATTCAGCAATTGATTCAAGCTCAACAAAATCAACAAG GTTAA